In Halosegnis marinus, one genomic interval encodes:
- a CDS encoding DUF7113 family protein encodes MLLIRGHAGGTALTGTLYERGEDPPAFKGAPDEGAPYVWVCDAFYEVESGGQLQRIGDREIRVAFETPMPRGFETRDRAVDAAKEHLRTQFARVGVPEGEVEIEVIKREPGLEQ; translated from the coding sequence GTGTTACTCATCCGCGGCCACGCCGGGGGCACGGCGCTCACCGGCACGCTGTACGAGCGCGGCGAGGACCCGCCCGCGTTCAAGGGCGCGCCCGACGAGGGCGCCCCCTACGTGTGGGTCTGCGACGCCTTCTACGAGGTCGAGTCGGGCGGCCAGCTCCAGCGCATCGGCGACCGCGAGATACGCGTCGCCTTCGAGACGCCCATGCCGCGCGGCTTCGAGACGCGCGACCGGGCCGTCGACGCCGCGAAGGAACACCTCCGCACCCAGTTCGCCCGCGTCGGCGTTCCCGAGGGCGAGGTGGAGATAGAGGTAATCAAGCGCGAACCCGGCCTCGAACAGTAG
- a CDS encoding DNA double-strand break repair nuclease NurA produces MTLDPVHFKAISRLARGVSRTVDEAEHRAFAETVWNEYLDPLYDDGEPVVEPLGEQARRRIDATEVALEADRFETRHGLDSGTINPTTFKNGLVVDVAQAAMSRVPSDLELHRGRTNVVAVHSNDVTVGLDGDWTMDDEGYVRQRLLHVPATDRSMTAVVHELALYLSEVTHATDNAEVVEDLLVMDGPIYPKGLLTWDRRDPELADLLAEDERPQGVIQAYVDLVENFVRREVPMVGFVKNPASRLVTRTVRDKEGNSPWLNDAAFFSQLLERAEVVDGERERETDALTYTNWFVSRGGTDGALASPDTLPGIERRLDHWNYEVTFAMVYDPRTDTVYRVEAPRHFTEDADLREDLLRQVLKGVAAERGPPEAVGKADSLAKIGARETTALREALETAFDSEIDADYNDDRWGAFVD; encoded by the coding sequence ATGACGCTGGACCCGGTCCACTTCAAGGCCATCTCACGGCTGGCGCGCGGCGTCAGCCGCACCGTGGACGAGGCGGAACACCGGGCGTTCGCCGAGACGGTGTGGAACGAGTACCTCGACCCGCTGTACGACGACGGCGAGCCGGTCGTGGAGCCGCTGGGCGAGCAGGCGCGCCGCCGCATCGACGCCACCGAGGTGGCGCTGGAGGCCGACCGCTTCGAGACGCGCCACGGCCTCGACTCGGGCACCATCAACCCGACGACGTTCAAGAACGGCCTCGTCGTGGACGTGGCGCAGGCGGCGATGAGCCGCGTTCCCTCCGACCTCGAACTCCACCGCGGGCGCACGAACGTCGTCGCGGTCCACTCGAACGACGTGACCGTCGGCCTCGACGGCGACTGGACGATGGACGACGAGGGGTACGTCCGCCAGCGCCTGCTCCACGTCCCGGCGACGGACCGGTCGATGACCGCCGTCGTCCACGAACTCGCGCTCTACCTCTCGGAGGTGACCCACGCGACGGACAACGCCGAGGTGGTCGAGGACCTGCTCGTGATGGACGGCCCCATCTACCCCAAGGGCCTGCTCACGTGGGACCGCCGGGACCCCGAACTCGCCGACCTGCTCGCCGAGGACGAGCGCCCGCAGGGCGTGATACAGGCGTACGTGGACCTCGTGGAGAACTTCGTCCGCCGGGAGGTGCCGATGGTCGGCTTCGTGAAGAACCCCGCCAGCCGCCTCGTCACGCGGACGGTCCGCGACAAGGAGGGGAACTCCCCGTGGCTCAACGACGCCGCCTTCTTCTCCCAACTGCTCGAACGCGCCGAGGTCGTGGACGGCGAGCGCGAGCGGGAGACGGACGCGCTCACCTACACGAACTGGTTCGTCTCCCGGGGCGGCACGGACGGCGCGCTCGCCTCGCCCGACACCCTGCCCGGCATCGAGCGCCGCCTCGACCACTGGAACTACGAGGTCACGTTCGCCATGGTGTACGACCCCCGCACCGACACGGTGTACCGGGTGGAGGCGCCCCGCCACTTCACCGAGGACGCCGACCTGCGCGAGGACCTGCTCCGGCAGGTGCTGAAAGGCGTCGCGGCCGAACGCGGCCCGCCCGAGGCCGTCGGGAAGGCCGACTCGCTGGCGAAGATCGGCGCGCGCGAGACGACCGCGCTCCGCGAGGCGCTGGAGACGGCGTTCGACTCGGAGATAGACGCCGACTACAACGACGACCGCTGGGGCGCGTTCGTGGACTGA
- the gpmI gene encoding 2,3-bisphosphoglycerate-independent phosphoglycerate mutase: MQAALVVLDGWGLNDDPEARDAVRAADTPTFDRLRTAGAFGTLETHGRRVGLPAGQMGNSEVGHLNIGAGRVVLQDSTRVSEDAEAGVLGENDAVADAFAYARDRGGRVHLMGLVSDGGVHSYQHHIHALVEAAADAGVEAVTHAFTDGRDTAPKSGAGFLRDLDAVAAEHGTGDVATVTGRYYAMDRDENWDRTARAFDAVVNREAPYEAESAVGAVEASYARGDTDEFVEPTLVAGGPALGPDDAVVFCNFRADRARQLTRMLAGIRPGDWEAEGVAVDPPGAHVVTMTEYDATFDLPVAFPPNRPENTLGEALADAGRTQLRAAESEKYPHVTYFLNGGREVEFAGERRRIVDSPDVATYDLRPAMSAAELTDEVLAAVEADDPDVLVLNYANPDMVGHTGDFDAAVAAVEAVDEQLGRLAEAVAAAGGHLLVTADHGNADDMGTADDPHTAHTTNPVPFLYVAPDGGDGGTRVREGGALCDIAPTLLALVGVAVPGAMTGEDLLE, from the coding sequence ATGCAAGCGGCGCTTGTCGTCCTGGACGGCTGGGGGCTGAACGACGACCCCGAGGCCCGCGACGCGGTGCGCGCGGCCGACACCCCGACGTTCGACCGTCTGCGCACGGCGGGCGCGTTCGGGACGCTCGAGACCCACGGCCGGCGCGTCGGCCTCCCCGCGGGACAGATGGGCAACAGCGAGGTGGGCCACCTCAACATCGGCGCGGGCCGGGTCGTCCTGCAGGACTCGACGCGCGTGAGCGAGGACGCCGAGGCCGGCGTGCTCGGGGAGAACGACGCCGTCGCGGACGCGTTCGCGTACGCACGCGACCGGGGCGGTCGCGTCCACCTCATGGGCCTCGTCTCCGACGGCGGCGTCCACTCGTACCAGCACCACATCCACGCGCTCGTCGAGGCCGCGGCCGACGCGGGCGTCGAAGCGGTCACGCACGCGTTCACCGACGGCCGGGACACCGCGCCGAAATCGGGCGCGGGCTTCCTCCGCGACCTCGACGCCGTCGCCGCCGAGCACGGCACGGGCGACGTCGCGACGGTGACGGGCCGCTACTACGCGATGGACCGCGACGAGAACTGGGACCGGACGGCGCGCGCGTTCGACGCCGTCGTGAACCGCGAGGCACCGTACGAGGCCGAGTCGGCGGTCGGCGCGGTCGAGGCCTCGTACGCGCGCGGCGACACCGACGAGTTCGTCGAACCGACCCTCGTCGCGGGCGGGCCGGCGCTCGGCCCCGACGACGCCGTCGTGTTCTGTAACTTCCGCGCCGACCGCGCGCGGCAGTTGACCCGGATGCTCGCCGGCATCCGCCCCGGGGACTGGGAAGCCGAGGGCGTCGCGGTCGACCCGCCGGGTGCGCACGTCGTGACGATGACCGAGTACGACGCGACCTTCGACCTGCCCGTCGCCTTCCCGCCGAATCGGCCCGAGAACACGCTCGGGGAGGCGCTCGCCGACGCCGGGCGCACCCAACTGCGCGCCGCGGAGTCCGAGAAGTACCCCCACGTCACCTACTTCCTCAACGGGGGCCGGGAGGTCGAGTTCGCGGGCGAGCGCCGGCGCATCGTGGACTCCCCCGACGTGGCGACGTACGACCTGCGCCCGGCGATGTCGGCCGCCGAACTGACCGACGAGGTGCTCGCCGCGGTCGAGGCCGACGACCCGGACGTGCTCGTCCTCAACTACGCGAACCCGGACATGGTGGGCCACACGGGCGACTTCGACGCCGCCGTCGCCGCCGTCGAGGCGGTGGACGAACAGCTGGGACGGCTGGCCGAGGCCGTCGCCGCCGCGGGCGGCCACCTCCTCGTCACCGCCGACCACGGCAACGCCGACGACATGGGAACGGCCGACGACCCCCACACCGCCCACACGACGAACCCCGTTCCGTTCCTCTACGTCGCGCCCGACGGCGGCGACGGGGGCACGCGCGTCCGCGAGGGCGGCGCGCTCTGCGACATCGCGCCCACCCTGCTCGCGCTCGTCGGCGTCGCCGTGCCCGGGGCGATGACCGGAGAGGACCTGCTCGAATGA
- a CDS encoding GNAT family N-acetyltransferase encodes MTLRVRRATAADTETLVPLYRAAYDTAADLGYPNGMQAVEAEYVRGWFDEEPPSAEFVAERDDTVVGAIRVLEERDVPFLERLAVAPDAQGEGVGGRLFARAERYAREAGYDRVRLGTFTDHPFLLDFYESRGYERFTLWESDDHEYDYVGYEKRL; translated from the coding sequence ATGACCCTCCGGGTCCGGCGCGCGACGGCCGCCGACACGGAGACGCTCGTCCCCCTCTACCGCGCCGCCTACGACACGGCCGCCGACCTCGGCTACCCGAACGGGATGCAGGCGGTCGAGGCGGAGTACGTCCGCGGGTGGTTCGACGAGGAGCCGCCCTCCGCGGAGTTCGTCGCCGAGCGCGACGACACGGTCGTCGGCGCGATACGCGTGCTGGAGGAGCGCGACGTGCCCTTCCTCGAACGCCTCGCCGTCGCGCCCGACGCGCAGGGCGAGGGCGTCGGGGGCCGACTGTTCGCCCGCGCGGAGCGGTACGCGAGGGAGGCGGGCTACGACCGCGTCCGGCTCGGGACGTTCACCGACCACCCCTTCCTCCTCGACTTCTACGAGTCGCGCGGCTACGAGCGGTTCACGCTGTGGGAGTCCGACGACCACGAGTACGACTACGTGGGCTACGAGAAGCGGCTCTAG
- a CDS encoding amidohydrolase — MTAPADLVVTNAEVHTLADPDTTHGAVAVRDGRIVRVGDAYEVDFLVGATTEVMDAEGGVVLPGFVDAHTHLEMVGRHLVHADLRGAESAADAVERLHERARETEGPVLGYGYDESTWDEARYLTRDDLDSVADDRPVVAFREDMHTASVNTAALDAHRGEMPDGDVRVEGGEATGVVVEEAVDPLFAAFEPDVEGTESLVRAAQARANELGVTGIHDMCRDSHKPRVYRDLDAVGDLTLRVRINYWANHADAVVEAGLRSGHGSEMVETGAIKTYTDGSFGGSTAKLREPYADGDGDGQWVVGPEELDEMVEQAAGADLQFTAHAIGDAAVAGTLDVLERHDAARLRHRVEHAELLTGDLVERFREVGAVASVQPNFLKWAREGGLYDARLGERRREVMPFRDLLDAGVPLAFGSDCMPLDPLFGVREAVTAPEARQRLSVTEALRAYTAGGAYAAGNEDEAGTVEAGKRADLVVLAESPWAVADDDIADIDVAATVVAGDVVYER, encoded by the coding sequence ATGACAGCACCGGCCGACCTCGTCGTCACGAACGCCGAGGTCCACACGCTCGCCGACCCCGATACGACCCACGGCGCGGTCGCGGTCCGGGACGGCCGAATCGTCCGCGTCGGCGACGCCTACGAGGTGGACTTCCTCGTCGGCGCGACGACCGAAGTGATGGACGCGGAGGGCGGCGTCGTCCTCCCCGGGTTCGTGGACGCGCACACCCACCTGGAGATGGTCGGCCGCCACCTCGTCCACGCGGACCTTCGGGGCGCGGAGTCGGCCGCGGACGCCGTCGAGCGCCTGCACGAGCGCGCCCGGGAGACCGAGGGCCCCGTGCTCGGCTACGGCTACGACGAATCGACGTGGGACGAGGCCCGCTACCTCACCCGCGACGACCTCGATTCGGTGGCCGACGACCGCCCCGTCGTCGCCTTCCGCGAGGACATGCACACCGCGTCGGTGAACACCGCGGCGCTCGACGCCCACCGCGGGGAGATGCCCGACGGCGACGTGCGGGTCGAGGGGGGCGAGGCGACCGGCGTCGTCGTCGAGGAGGCCGTCGACCCGCTGTTCGCGGCGTTCGAGCCGGACGTCGAGGGGACCGAGTCGCTCGTCCGCGCGGCACAGGCGCGCGCGAACGAACTCGGCGTCACGGGGATACACGACATGTGCCGGGACAGCCACAAGCCGCGCGTGTACCGCGACCTCGACGCCGTCGGCGACCTCACCCTCCGCGTGCGAATCAACTACTGGGCGAACCACGCCGACGCCGTGGTCGAAGCGGGCCTGCGCTCGGGCCACGGGAGCGAGATGGTCGAGACGGGGGCCATCAAGACCTACACGGACGGGAGCTTCGGGGGCTCGACGGCGAAGCTCCGCGAGCCCTACGCGGACGGCGACGGCGACGGTCAGTGGGTCGTCGGGCCCGAGGAACTCGACGAGATGGTCGAGCAGGCGGCGGGCGCGGACCTCCAGTTCACGGCCCACGCCATCGGGGACGCGGCCGTCGCGGGGACGCTGGACGTGCTGGAGCGCCACGACGCGGCGCGCCTGCGCCACCGGGTCGAACACGCGGAACTGCTCACCGGCGACCTCGTGGAGCGGTTCCGCGAGGTCGGCGCCGTCGCGTCCGTCCAGCCGAACTTCCTGAAGTGGGCGCGCGAGGGCGGCCTCTACGACGCGCGGCTGGGCGAGCGCCGCCGCGAGGTCATGCCGTTCCGCGACCTGCTCGACGCGGGCGTCCCGCTCGCGTTCGGCTCCGACTGCATGCCGCTGGACCCGCTGTTCGGGGTACGGGAGGCCGTCACCGCGCCCGAGGCGCGCCAGCGGCTGTCCGTGACCGAGGCGCTGCGCGCGTACACCGCCGGGGGCGCGTACGCCGCCGGGAACGAGGACGAGGCCGGCACCGTCGAGGCCGGCAAGCGTGCGGACCTCGTCGTCCTCGCCGAGTCGCCGTGGGCGGTCGCGGACGACGACATCGCGGACATCGACGTGGCCGCGACCGTCGTGGCCGGCGACGTGGTGTACGAGCGCTAG